The proteins below come from a single Deltaproteobacteria bacterium genomic window:
- a CDS encoding DUF523 domain-containing protein → MRGADSFHETVIVSACLLGVKCRYDGSDNLNRGLIERLKNCHLIPLCPEQLGGLPTPREAAQIVEGDGFDVLKNKVSIMSTANKDVTENFITGAYESLKIARITGANKAFLKEKSPSCGVKRIKRNGVEIEGSGVLAALLKEEGLEVFGV, encoded by the coding sequence TTGAGAGGAGCTGACTCCTTTCATGAAACGGTAATAGTCAGCGCCTGTCTTTTAGGCGTAAAATGCCGCTATGACGGAAGCGACAACCTGAACAGGGGGCTTATTGAAAGATTGAAAAACTGTCACCTCATTCCCCTTTGTCCCGAGCAACTGGGAGGACTGCCGACACCGAGGGAAGCGGCACAAATTGTTGAGGGTGACGGCTTTGACGTTCTTAAAAACAAGGTATCCATAATGAGTACGGCCAATAAAGACGTGACGGAAAACTTCATTACCGGCGCTTATGAATCTCTGAAGATCGCAAGGATAACGGGAGCGAACAAAGCCTTTCTCAAGGAAAAAAGCCCCTCCTGCGGTGTAAAGAGAATCAAACGAAATGGTGTTGAGATAGAGGGAAGCGGTGTGCTGGCGGCGCTATTAAAAGAGGAAGGGCTGGAGGTCTTTGGGGTCTAG
- the purN gene encoding phosphoribosylglycinamide formyltransferase: MSDKTRIAVLASGRGSNFVSIADAIKRDEINAEIVLLICNKPDAGAIDAARFRGIEVKILQSKGVPAPEYDEKLVQVLKSCNPDLIVLAGYMKIVGKQIIDAFPMKIINIHPALLPSFPGLDAQKQAFDYGVKVTGCTVHFVDEGVDTGPVILQKSVLVDDDDTAETLSKRILAEEHRLYPEAIRLFSEGKLKIEGRRVIIERS; the protein is encoded by the coding sequence GTGAGCGACAAAACAAGAATAGCTGTGCTGGCCTCGGGAAGGGGAAGCAATTTTGTCTCCATTGCCGACGCCATTAAACGTGACGAAATTAACGCCGAGATCGTTCTGCTTATATGCAACAAACCCGATGCCGGAGCTATTGATGCTGCCCGTTTTCGCGGCATTGAGGTTAAAATCCTCCAATCAAAAGGTGTACCTGCCCCTGAATATGATGAAAAACTGGTCCAGGTCCTTAAAAGCTGCAATCCCGACCTAATCGTTCTTGCCGGTTATATGAAAATCGTAGGCAAGCAGATTATTGATGCCTTTCCCATGAAAATCATCAATATTCACCCTGCTCTTCTGCCTTCATTTCCCGGCCTTGATGCACAAAAGCAGGCCTTTGATTACGGTGTAAAAGTAACAGGCTGCACCGTCCATTTTGTCGATGAAGGAGTTGATACGGGCCCTGTCATTTTACAAAAAAGTGTCCTCGTCGACGATGACGATACGGCTGAAACATTATCTAAAAGAATTCTTGCCGAAGAGCATCGTTTGTACCCTGAGGCAATAAGGCTTTTTTCTGAAGGAAAACTCAAGATAGAAGGCCGGAGGGTTATCATTGAGAGGAGCTGA
- the purM gene encoding phosphoribosylformylglycinamidine cyclo-ligase, with product MTDKKLTYADSGVDIEEGNRFVQTIKPLVKKTFRPEVLTGLGGFGGLFELQTAKYKQPVLVSSTDGVGTKLKVAFMMDSHETVGIDLVAMCVNDILVQGAEPLFFLDYFATGALSSEKAATVVKGITDGCSQAGCALIGGETAEMPGFYGDGEYDLSGFSVGVVDRDKIIDGSTVSAGDAVIGLKSSGIHSNGYSLARKVIFDILGLNGKDLIEGTGKTVGESLLTPTKIYVKAVLPLLEKFNMKGMAHITGGGLIENIPRILPDGLNVTINTNSWEIPPLFRFIQKGGDVDEMEMFRVFNCGIGFVLIVPSEEAQQAVNHLTDAGEEAVIIGTVQASQNDEKRVVLK from the coding sequence TTGACTGACAAGAAACTGACATACGCCGATTCAGGCGTTGATATTGAAGAGGGAAACAGGTTTGTTCAAACCATTAAACCGCTTGTAAAAAAAACTTTCAGGCCTGAGGTATTGACGGGGCTGGGCGGTTTTGGCGGTCTTTTTGAACTACAGACTGCTAAATATAAACAACCGGTCCTTGTATCATCAACAGACGGCGTGGGGACCAAGCTAAAAGTCGCTTTTATGATGGATTCCCATGAAACAGTTGGCATCGATCTTGTGGCCATGTGTGTTAACGACATCCTCGTCCAGGGAGCGGAGCCGCTCTTCTTCCTCGACTATTTTGCCACGGGCGCCCTCTCTTCGGAAAAAGCGGCTACCGTTGTCAAGGGGATTACCGACGGATGCAGCCAGGCGGGCTGTGCCCTTATCGGCGGTGAGACGGCGGAAATGCCCGGTTTTTATGGTGACGGGGAATATGATCTTTCGGGGTTCTCCGTCGGTGTTGTGGACAGGGACAAGATTATTGACGGCTCCACCGTTTCAGCCGGTGACGCAGTGATCGGGCTTAAGTCAAGCGGTATCCACAGCAACGGATATTCCCTTGCAAGAAAGGTGATATTCGACATATTGGGCCTTAACGGAAAAGACCTTATAGAAGGCACAGGAAAAACCGTTGGTGAATCGCTTCTGACCCCGACGAAGATCTACGTCAAGGCAGTGCTTCCACTTCTTGAAAAATTCAATATGAAAGGCATGGCCCACATAACCGGTGGAGGCCTCATCGAAAATATACCGCGAATTCTCCCTGACGGACTTAACGTGACCATTAATACAAATAGCTGGGAAATCCCCCCGCTTTTCCGCTTTATCCAAAAGGGCGGAGATGTGGATGAAATGGAGATGTTCAGGGTATTTAACTGCGGTATCGGTTTTGTCCTCATTGTTCCTTCTGAGGAAGCACAGCAGGCGGTAAACCATCTGACGGACGCCGGTGAAGAGGCCGTCATTATCGGTACTGTCCAGGCCTCGCAAAATGATGAAAAGAGAGTAGTACTTAAGTGA
- a CDS encoding response regulator, whose product MESFLIVDDDSRLSALYKFLITVKFEGALIKCAENGLEGLERAEESDYSLIISDIEMPEMDGIDFYKNLKKEYPFLAKKTVFITGSPSGTHLSYFEQEKRPWLPKPFDPYVFFDFIEAAFRK is encoded by the coding sequence ATGGAATCATTTTTAATTGTCGATGACGATTCAAGATTATCGGCACTTTATAAATTTTTGATCACTGTAAAATTCGAGGGGGCCCTTATCAAGTGTGCAGAAAATGGTTTGGAAGGCTTGGAAAGAGCGGAGGAAAGCGATTATTCATTAATTATTTCCGATATCGAAATGCCCGAAATGGACGGCATCGATTTTTATAAAAACCTGAAAAAGGAATATCCTTTTCTTGCCAAAAAAACCGTTTTTATCACCGGAAGTCCGAGCGGCACCCATCTCTCCTATTTTGAGCAGGAAAAACGCCCATGGTTGCCGAAACCCTTTGATCCCTATGTTTTTTTTGATTTTATTGAAGCGGCTTTCAGGAAGTGA